In a genomic window of Zingiber officinale cultivar Zhangliang chromosome 9B, Zo_v1.1, whole genome shotgun sequence:
- the LOC122023047 gene encoding major pollen allergen Lol p 11-like, whose amino-acid sequence MANRFHALVSITLLLAFFISIDIVLSAQNIVIQGRAYCDTCRAGFETTATTYVEGAKVKLVCTNFTSGELTYTSEATTDSTGTYQISVEHDHQEENCDIRLLKSSQSDCSEINEGRNRAPIVVTHNVGIASNVRYANSLGFLKEKPLSNCGQILMQYALGTED is encoded by the exons ATGGCAAATCGCTTTCATGCTTTGGTTTCCATTACCCTTCTCTTGGCTTTCTTTATTTCCATTGACATTGTTCTTTCTGCTCAGAATATTGTGATACAAGGACGTGCATATTGCGATACTTGTCGTGCTGGTTTTGAAACAACTGCAACCACATACGTAGAAG GTGCTAAGGTAAAATTAGTGTGCACAAATTTTACGAGCGGTGAACTAACTTATACAAGTGAGGCAACAACAGATAGCACCGGAACCTACCAAATAAGTGTGGAGCATGATCATCAAGAAGAAAATTGTGACATTCGACTATTGAAGAGCTCTCAAAGTGATTGCTCTGAGATCAATGAGGGTAGAAACCGTGCTCCTATTGTAGTGACTCACAATGTTGGAATTGCTTCCAATGTTCGATATGCAAATTCTCTAGGCTTCTTGAAGGAAAAGCCACTTTCTAACTGTGGCCAGATACTTATGCAATATGCTCTAGGAACAGAGGATTGA